The proteins below are encoded in one region of Silene latifolia isolate original U9 population chromosome 2, ASM4854445v1, whole genome shotgun sequence:
- the LOC141632568 gene encoding uncharacterized protein LOC141632568 produces MDRPKTITPNILVKKGLIVNQCKICKREFPSLMPLSQHVLSQHQLTLIDEDEESESDSDSYSHSGRYEEVDSDDISDEDDFAEDGKEAWIADSVVAEASRSFAESALEYLNNKDGGKKYEFVQQGPYVSTIHDFRHLNFQAKEKDCPDAPVETFFAQIRFGPDKRVDCCVSLGPCNELPHWRKANLGGCKLCKSLVNHPLEMVDNLRLI; encoded by the exons ATGGACCGCCCCAAAACGATTACCCCAAATATTTTAGT TAAGAAAGGGTTAATTGTAAATCAGTGCAAAATTTGCAAACGTGAATTCCCGAGTCTTATGCCTCTTTCTCAGCATGTTCTTTCTCAACACCAATTGACGTTGATCGACGAGGACGAGGAGTCGGAATCGGACTCTGACTCGTACTCTCACTCGGGCAG ATATGAGGAAGTGGATTCAGATGATATATCTGATGAGGATGATTTTGCGGAAGACGGAAAAGAAGCATG GATAGCTGACAGTGTTGTAGCAGAAGCGTCTCGTTCTTTTGCAGAGTCTGCCTTGGAGTACTTAAACAACAAG GATGGAGGTAAAAAGTATGAGTTTGTACAGCAAGGCCCTTATGTGTCAACCATCCATGATTTTCGGCATCTCAATTTCCAGGCTAAGGAAAAAGACTGTCCAGACGCACCAGTCGAGACCTTCTTTGCGCAGATTAGGTTTGGTCCGGATAAAAGGGTCGACTGCTGCGTAAGCTTGGGGCCCTGTAACGAGCTACCACATTGGA GGAAAGCAAATCTTGGTGGATGTAAATTATGCAAGTCTTTGGTTAATCATCCTCTTGAAATGGTTGATAATTTAAGGTTGATATGA
- the LOC141644267 gene encoding uncharacterized protein LOC141644267 isoform X2: protein MGQTISNDAEAENIGFKIREHAEAALEYFNSSQDDGKRYELVEDGLIMARGFTMDHLDRLEFKAKEKDCPTAPVEAFFAELSFFPHLRINSCVRLGTTQELPSVDISELLD, encoded by the exons ATGGGGCAAACGATTTCCAACGACGCTGAGGCCGAAAATATAGGATTTAAAATACGTGAGCATGCAGAGGCTGCCTTAGAATACTTCAACAGCAGCCAG GATGATGGCAAAAGATATGAGCTTGTAGAGGATGGTCTTATTATGGCAAGGGGTTTTACAATGGATCACCTTGATAGGCTTGAATtcaaggctaaggaaaaagattGTCCAACCGCTCCAGTCGAGGCTTTCTTTGCGGAGTTGAGTTTTTTCCCGCATTTGAGGATCAACTCCTGTGTAAGGTTGGGCACTACTCAAGAGCTACCATCAGTCGATATTTCTGAGTTGTTAGATTAG
- the LOC141644267 gene encoding uncharacterized protein LOC141644267 isoform X1: MGQTISIDAAEAENIGIKIHEHMEAALEYFNNSQDDGKRYELVEDGLIMARGFTMDHLDRLEFKAKEKDCPTAPVEAFFAELSFFPHLRINSCVRLGTTQELPSVDISELLD; the protein is encoded by the exons ATGGGGCAAACGATTTCCATCGACGCTGCTGAGGCCGAAAATATAGGAATTAAAATACATGAGCATATGGAGGCTGCCTTAGAATACTTCAACAACAGCCAG GATGATGGCAAAAGATATGAGCTTGTAGAGGATGGTCTTATTATGGCAAGGGGTTTTACAATGGATCACCTTGATAGGCTTGAATtcaaggctaaggaaaaagattGTCCAACCGCTCCAGTCGAGGCTTTCTTTGCGGAGTTGAGTTTTTTCCCGCATTTGAGGATCAACTCCTGTGTAAGGTTGGGCACTACTCAAGAGCTACCATCAGTCGATATTTCTGAGTTGTTAGATTAG